Genomic window (Primulina eburnea isolate SZY01 chromosome 8, ASM2296580v1, whole genome shotgun sequence):
gtggaggcactgcaatttctttggcgttcacagaaacaaacactagtaacaacttcatcaaatcatgccgagattattgcactacatgaagcaagccgtgaatgtgtgtggttaaaatcaatgacccaacatatccaaatctcatgcggattatcattcgacgagaaacctgtgatactatatgaagataatgctgcatgtgttgctcaaatgaaagaaggatacataaaaagcgacagaactaaacatattcctcctaagttcttcgcattcaccaaggagcttgagaagaataaatgtattgatgttcgtcacattcgatcaagtgaaaactcatcagatctcttcacaaaggcacttcctacgtcaatattcagaaagcacatatataatattgggatgcgcaatctacgaaatttgtgaagaattgttcatgtcaacatcagggagagtttacgtgactgcactctttttcccttactatggtttttatcccaatgggtttttccaagtatggtttttaacgaggcagtataaaaacacgtaatgaagacaatcattatgatcatcatcacaagggggagtgttgaaaatataatattaaattgtgtatgttgaatgttgaatgttgaatgttgaatgttgaaaattaggtaaaattaggtgttgaatattgaaaattagtgtgtgatgatgtatgtaatgaggtaatttattttggaatatttgtatatgaaactctataaatagagcactcatttgtgaagaaaataacaattgagttgagagaaaaatattataaagtgtgtagtttgataattttgagagtttgagatttttactttttaccgtaaatttttactttttcacaacaatatatatatatataccagtATGAAAATTATATTAAGTCGAAGgaggttttaatttttttcccccAAGAAGTCCAACTCGCAGCGGCCACCTAACAAGGAAATATCTCAAGAATATTCCACTAAAATGTTTGTATGTTAGTGTTTTTGAAGGAAGAgggataataatttttttttagtgtTTTCGATATAAATATATTGTCGATAGTataattatcaaaatttaaataattaaaaaatataaatattatataaactaAAAATATTGTTGtcattttattcaaaaataagTTTGGAAATAATTTTTCTCCAAATACTCAAACTTTAACTTATATTAGttttagatttttatttttaagcaCTCCATACTTTTACTTCTCACtcgttttaaaaataatttctaaaaaattcatttttaaataaacaaaaattatctcaaacaaTATCTTATTATATCCGTACAATATAGAGATGGAGCCACATATCTCACGAGTGTCGGGCTTATCTTTCTAGAATAACTAAAGACAAAAATttgcgtgagacggtcttacgagttgtattttatgagacatgtatcttatttgagtcatccatgaaaaaatattactttttatgctaaaatattactttttattgtgaatatcggtatggttgacccgtctaaaaattcgtgagaccgtctaacgAAAAATCTAATCATAACTAAAtgaataaaaagtaaaattttCAAGTATATTTaacattaataatattttaaaagtgaacgaataaataaaaagaaacaGTCACACGAAAGAAACATCATGAACCATGAGCTTCTCCCATTCATTTCACATGCTGGGGTTGTTCAGCAGTCGTGAATCGTGATTCTGAAAAAAAGGCATGCCGAAAGGTAATTATATAATCCAATTTTGGAAAAAATGATTACAAATACAGACCAATTTCTCCAAACAATATAAAAAtcttcaaataaaatatcaaccAATTACATTCTCTCAcatacaaataataataataataataatgttgtGATTCTAATAATTGGGTACTCTGCGCATGGATGCTTAGAGCATCTCCAATAGGGATGTCAATGGGTCTGGGTAAAACTCGGACCCGCAATGGACCCGTCCCATCTGGACGGGTTTGGGCATATTAAATGGGTCATGGGGAGGGTCTCGGGTTCTAATTTTTCAGACTCATCTGGGTATGGGGCGGGTCATGGGTCCTATAATACCCGCCCCATACCCACCCCGTATATGTAGATATAAATATTAtagggttttagttttattaattttcattttttagcaACTCATTTCAAAGTCAACCATAGACATATTTGATTCTTTAAGTTAATTGAATTTTTAATTGGGTTGGACTTTAGTTTATTATCCAAATAGGTAgatcaattataaataaaaccCTACACCACTATAACTATTAACTATATGCTAATATCtcttttttatgtaattttttatgtcataaaaataatttgttttttattattaagtgtggttGAAGATATGAATTAGTTTTCTATTGAATtctatttagaaaattttttgtttcataattcagtcttgtgagaaaaatattattgttttcattttaaaaaaattcgggtctCACGGGTCTATCCGGACCCGTTTCGTATTCGGGGTGGGGTGGGTCTGAAGAATATTTAACCGGGGTGGGGTGGGTAATGGGTCTAAGTTTTCTTCATGAGGTGGGTCTTGGGTTTAGCCATACTCGCCCCATACCCGCCCCATTGACATCCCTAATCTCCAACCTTGCAAGTTGCACCAAAATGGTGCAAAACACCATTTTGGTGCAAGCCCCCTTCCTCTGCGCCAAATTTGGCGCAGAGGAAGGCCCTTGCGCCAATTTGGCGCAagggttatatatatatatatattttttttttttgttttttgtatataactatttatattaaaaaaatatcaagattatttaaataatagtacaatatatattttattatttatataaatagatatttaataataaaaaataaagaataataattattgatttttaaatatttatttatgttaattattaataattaatgaataatttgatttaatgatttataaataatataattaaatacaaatgcaaaaaattaatataacaatacaattcaCTTTTTATAATGAAGCATTTGTATTAATTCGTATGCTCACTATGCACTACGAAATGCTTTAATTGATCATTTTTGGAAGGAATATAATTGTTCAGATGTTTGAATTTGGATTCATATTaatttctaaaaataaattatctgTATTAAAATtatgtcaattttaataatGAAGCATTTGTATTAATTCGTATTATAAATATCAGAGTTAATATATaagaatcaaataaataaatttaactattaataaaaataaaattataattataatactaatattaacattaattataattatattgttaaatttaaaaataaatagtaaacaaaaagaatattttaggaatatatttttttaatgtaagatttgaagtaaatgggttggagatgaatgttatatttggtgcagaaactgcactattttggtgcagaaactgcaccaaaatagatttatgggttggagatggcctTATGTGCAAGTGATGTAACTAACAATTGATGTAGAAGGTTGAAATATATGAAATTTAGTTAGGACATTTGGAGTGTGGATGACATAAGATTCCAAATATCCACAATTGTGGATGCCTTTAATTCGATTTTTGagtcattaattaatttttttagtattgTCAATTCCTTATTTATGTATGACATGATTGtatattggcaaaaacttgtgtgagacggtctcacgagtcgtatttgtgagacggatctcttatttggatcatccatcaaaaagtattattttttatgctacgaCTATTATCAACTTCATAAACATCAAACATTGACACATCGAACACGAAACCCAAATCAAAAGTCCAGAGGAATAAACGAATCGGGTGTCAATTGAGAGTTTTTGAAGtcggttttaaaaatataagattTTCATATGAAATTATCAAACTCTAAGATAAACTATAACAAACTTTTTTGAGCAGATTCGTACCCAACTCACGTTGTTCAATAATTTACGAGCACTCTGGAGCTTTATGATTTTAGTAACAGCATGATATAGCAtagttatatattaaataaatatatttagaaTTTTTTGAGACTTCATTTTATAGTGAACTTTAAAAAAATGCTAATATGCTTCAGGCTGAGCTCAGTTATTTGATCTCTAATTCGAATAAAATCTGAgctacaaaatatttaattgttCATTATTCAAATCAAGCCAAGACCTtattttttctccattttcgaTTTAATTTGACGTAATTACATCCCAAAGTGAACCTATGAGCTCATGGGCCGATCAATAACCACTTGGCACTTGGCTCATCCGCCGTTATATTCACATCTTCattctttcaaatttaaataatatttgtcCAAACAGGGCCCAAATTTTTATAATTCTTCTCGGGCAAGAGGGGAGATGGACAATATCAAGAGGGGAGATGGACAATACCATATCCAACTATCGAATCGAACCACAAAATCTGAGCATTCCCACATCCATTTAAGGACTCATGGAGAGTGCTTCTTAGCTATAACAAACTGATTTCAAGACCAGGAATCAACTAATGAAGCTGTATCTATACTTGAACTCTAAACCAACAATATCAGGTTCAAAATTTTAGTAGTAACTCCTCAAATTCCATTAGTCCCAACCAGTTTAGAAGAATCACTCGcatatttcatgaaataaagCCATTGGACAACACCTTTAAGAACATACACAATACCACTATATGGTCATGTGTGCCAATTACACTCAGCTCGTTCAAGCATCAGcttaaatacatatacatattagATAAACCAGTATGTCACATTTTGGATATTAGAGAACACTATGAATACAGAATTTGCTGTATATAGTTTTCCAACACGTCCTTCGAAAAGCAGTATGTCAAGTTTTGGATACTCCAAAGCACTGGCTTCCAGACACAAAAGACTTCATTCGACAGAAGACATTTTCAAAGAAAGTCAATTCTACATATAAGAGTGGATTTGAATAGACAAGCAATAGCTCATATGCACCTATATTCACGCATTTTCGTTGTCCTACATGCTTTTCTTGGTTCAATGATAGAAACAAGAATCAATCAGTTCAATGATAGAAACAAGAATCAATCAATCCAAGCATATGGATTAAAATAGTAGAAGACAAATAAGCGACGAAATAAACCATTAAAAATCATGCACAACAACAAGCCTTAGCATTGCATCATGATCCATGATAACAGTTCTCTAGATGATAATTTCCCAATTTATTAAACTAAGAAAGTAAGATGTCACTTCACCGTCAAAACTCAAAAGAACTGGAATGAAAAACGAGCACTCAATGTCAGAAGTAGAACCGAAACCATGAAATTAAAGAGCCTTGAGCATATCCTCTGCACTGCTCACATTGAAAGCACCACCCTCCTCCAGATTCAAGATTTTCACAACCCCATCTTCCAAATAGATAGCGTACCTCCTCGACCTCACACCCAGCCCCACTGGCTTATCACTCAAATCCAGTTCACAACCAATTGCCTTCGTAAAATCCCCATTTCCGTCGCTCAGCAACAGCACTTCATCACCCACTTGCAAATTCTCCTTCCAAGCCTTCATCACAAATGCATCGTTGACCGAAATGCAAGCAATAGTGTCAACACCTTTCGCCTTAAACTCGGCAGCTTTTTCCACAAATCCAGGAAGATGTTTCTGCGAGCAAGTCGGAGTGAAAGCCCCCGGAACGGCGATGAGTATAGTTTTCTTTTTGGCGGTGAGGTCGgaaatggagatggtttggagCTCGTCGGACGAGTCGAAGTAGGATAGTGTGGCGTCCGGAAGCTTgtcaccgacagagatggcggCGGAGATCTTAGGAGCAGTGGAGAATCTCAAGTATTGAGGGCGGGTGCGGCGGTGGGGGTGGAGGGGCAGAGCGGCGAAAGATGAGGAAAAGAGGGAGGTAGGAGTTTTGAACTGGGAGAAGGCGCAAAGGGGTTGTTTGAACTTGGAAGAGGATGGAGTGAAGAGCTTTGCGATGGCGATTGAAGCTGTCGTCGCGGCGGAGGCTGCCATTTGCTGCGGTTTTCCGAAGGAGAAAATGTTTTGGGTTCGGAAAATGTGGGGTGGTTGGCTTCGACGGATGGATTTTGAGATTTCGGCGGACGTAACAATGAAGTAAATTCGTATTTTGACCCTCTGAGTTTATTTTTCTCCAAATTACACACAGATATTTGAATAAACTATttggattaatttttttttaattttaatttagtattttaaaaaaattattataaagacgCCTTTGATTAAATATTTGAGAAACAGAATTTGtaacatatttttaattttttttaatattagcTTTACGCATGTGTCAATTATTTCCTTGTTACATTTCGAAAAATAAAAGGGAAGTCTTTCCATATCATTTCTACTAAACCAAAATAAGAATTTAACAAATTGTATTTTCATCCATTAAATTAGAAACACAAAACTTGAAGGAAATACCATTTATAATGTTGATAAgaacatataaattttaaatttttttatacataaaCACCAAATAAAAAACCCATAAATCAACAACGAAAATTACATATagaaaaacaaacaaataacataaatccaacaccgattgttaaatcaaaataaatacgataaatcaaataatcaaatCCCTCCTTTCACTGTAATTTGATTGCATTCATTCTCCAAACTTTGTTTTTCCTTGCTTACTTTGAGACTGACATTTTGCTTGGACATTCCTCTGTCATCAAATCAGCTTTTAAGTATTCGTAGCGACGATCATGATTTAACTCcataaaaatattgtaaaacCTGCAAAAGATTGTTTTTATAATTTACATATTTTTTCAAAACACTATTCATGCTCTCGCTTTGTTGAGTGGTAATCCTATCTAGTGCACAAAAAGTTTGCCTTTGGTACACGAGACGATTTTTCCTTGATAGTAAGATTCTCGTTCAAGATAGTATTTTTATTCATTAACTGGAAAGTTCAAtatctaataaaaaaaaataaaatacatgattTTGGTTCATTACGAAGCTAATTTCAGTATTACATGCACTAAACGATCAACAATAAACATTAATGACAAATCAATATCAATGTTTTTTCTTCTATTTTGTCCTTTTGTAAATAACCTATAGTGAATCACTTCGGGTTGTTAAAAAAATTGGTGAAATTTCATGatctattttgaaataagtgtaaaagaataaataaaaaaatttatgcacGCAAGTAATTAATATGGATTTCATAAGAAAACatgaatataatttaattacatACATGAATTACCAACAAATAATATGAGCAACTTCGTTGATTTCTTGaaagaagaaaggaaaaaaattcTCACAGAGAATTTAATAGTCACTGATATACAATAGTAAGCaattcttttgaatttttttgaatGGAGAAGAAAGAGTTTTTCACAAAGAATATAATATGATTTCTTTTGTTTCTACTAGATATTTAATATGaacagatttgataaattttagTAATATAAAAATACACAAGTTCTCTGAAATTAGACAATCACAAATGCACTGTTGACCAAAATAATCACAACCAATTGGCTTCTTGAAAGTCCCATTTCCGTCCCCTCTGCAACGGCATTTCATCACCCATTTTCAAATTCTCCTTCCACGCCTTCATCACAAATGAATTGTTGACCAAAATACAAGCGATGGTCTCCACCCCTTTTGCCTTAAAGTCGGCAGCTTTTTCCATAATTCCCGGAAGATGTTTCTGCAAGCGAGTTGGGGTGGAAGCCCAGGGAACAACGACGAGGATAGTTTTCTCTCTTTCAATTGCCTTTTCTCAAAGGCGAAAACCCTAGTATCTCAAGAAcataaacaacttaaaataactGCAAGAACTGAAAGAGCGATTTCATGCACTAACCTTACCTGGAACTTGTATTGACTAACTTACATTGATTCAACTTTCCAAACCATTCATCAACCTCAGAAACACCGATGCTCTGCTCCTTGTAATTGATAGTTGAGAGACTGTCATGCTCTATTAGTTTATcgaccaaattttttttttaaatcaaatgtCACACGGGAGTACAACATTAGGAGTTCACCGCCTGCAAGTGGAAACAGAAAAGAACAACACTCCTACAGTTAGGATATTAAAATTGGTCAAAGTTGTGGGGGGTCACATATTTTTATCCAGCTTCTACCGGCATGAAAGAACACAATCTCCTAGAGCACATGTGAGCCATAAAGGAAACAGAATTAGAATCTGAAAAACGTCAAGACTACATTTTTACAGCAGCTGAAGGATCCTCATTCAATCTCAAAACATTAACTCCCTTGATACTCATTTCAGCGCAGATGGTTTCAATCTCCTTTAATCTTCCTTCCTCTTTAAGTCCAGAAAGTAGCTCGTTACAAACATGAACAGATGGTAGAAAGCCAATCTTCAACATTTCTTTGTACCACAGGCATGCCCCATCAAAATCCTTAAGCTTGCAATGTCCAACAATTAGTGTATTAAAAGTCTCATCATTGGGGGCCAATCCTTTGATACACATTTCATCAAAATGATCCCTCGCACCTTGCAGGTTTCTCTCTTTTAAGCATTTCATGATCAAGCTAGTATAAGTCATTTTGTCCGGAAGAATTTCCCGATTCAACATCTCACTGTACCAGGCAGTAGCTTTATGAATGTCACCTTGCTCAACACAAAAACGGATGAGTTCGTTGTACAAAATTCGATCTGGAATCAGATCTCTCTGGCACATTTCTTGAACAATTTTCTCCACGAGACCTAATCCTTCTTTTTTGCATATTCTTATAAGAGGATGATATGTGTTTACTGTAGGCTTAATGCCTGAAGTTTTCATCTTCTCGTATAAATTCAAACACTTGTCTATGTCTCCAGCATCTGAGAAACCAGATATTAATGAATTATATGTGATGACATCAGGGCTTAAACCTTTACTCAGGATATTCGAGGCAATTTCTTCAGCTTCTACAACCCTACCCTTTTTGCAGAGCGCATTGATTAGTGCATTGTACGTCACAACGGTTGGCAATATGTCACTTTTTACCATCTCATCCAAAACATTGAAAGCATCTTTAATACTCCCTCCCGTGCAATGGTTGTCTATCAGCATATTGTATATTTGCACATTTGGAGAAATGCCTCTGTTCAGCATGTCATGGTAAATGACTTCTGCTTCAAGACGCCTCCCCTTCTTGGATAAATTATTTATCACAGAACCATAGGTGACAACAGTAGGCTTGATCCCATTATTTTCCATTTCCTCGAGAATCTCTAAACATCTTTCAAACTGACAACTATCTCCATAGCCATTTATTAAGATGTTATATGTCTGCACACTTGGACAAATTCCAGCAGCTACCATCTTCGTGAACCACTCGTTTGCATTATCCATCTGTCCTAAACTACAGAACATGCCGATCACTGTATTATAAGTGATGCAACTAGGTTTCACCCCTGCAATTCCCATTTCATCAATAATCCGAAATGCCTTGTCAATAAGCCCTAGTTTGCAGTAACCGTTAAGAATGGTGTTCATCATCACCTCAGTCAAAACAACCCCCGATTCCTTAAACTTTCTCAATAACTCCTCTGCTTTATCCATCTTCATTTCCTTGCATAATCCATTCAACAAAATGCTACAGGTATACTCATTAATCTTCACCCCATGTCTTGTAGCATCTTCATATAACGCCAATGAAGCCTCTGCATTCCCACCCCTCACATGCCCATCAAAAAGAATACTATAAGTAAATCCATCAGGCCCAAACCCATGGGCTGCCATTTCCTCCAAAATCCTGTTGGATTCCTCCATTCTCCCCATTTTACAAAGCCCACTAAGCAAAGTGTTATAAGTTGAAATATTAGGTTCCACTTTATCATTTTTCATCTTCTCTCTGAAATCAAATGCCCCCTCTAAATCCCCAGCTTTACAACACCCATCAATTAGACTATTATAAGTCACTCTATTGGGCCTGACATTCCTCTCGAGCATTTCATCGAACAACTTCTTCGCACCGTCCACTTTTCTTTCCTTGCACAACCCGCCAATCAATACATTATACACAAAACCATTGGGCATCACCCCGCATCTCTTCATCTGATTCAACAAATCCAAACCCTTCTTTAAATCTCCCAACTTCACCACCGATTGTATAGCTTTTCCGTAACTAAACGCATCCACCCAAATACCagcattgacaacttcattaaaTATCTCTATGGCTTTTTTAAACTGCCTCAAGTTCACCAAAGATTCCAGAAACAAATTAAAAGCAGAGAGGGAAGGGAAATTACCATCTCTTCTAATCAAACTGTACAGTTCGCCAGCCTCATTGGAGAGCTTGGATTCAGCATAAATCGTTAACAGCGTATTGGAAAAAACAGGCTTCACACTTGCAGGAGGAGAGGACTGCGAGAAGGCAGCAAAGAGTTGCGAAACAGAGTGCACAACGGTGAGTTCTTGGAGGAGCCTTTTTGCTGTTTCGGTGCGGTTTTGGTGAACTAAAACCCCGAACTTCCGAAGCTCCTCTTGTATCGGGGTCTGAGTTTCCGAGGCTACGGCGTAAGAGCAGTAGAAGGCTTGGGAGGGAGGTGGAGAACGAAATTTGGAGGGAAGGACAGGGGGAAGACGCCTCGCCATTTTTACTCTGCTTTCAGCTCTGAACGCCTGAAGGGCCCTTTTTAATTTTGCAATTGTTTGGGCCTGGGCCTAGACTCTGGGGAGGGTGGAGTAAGGATCCAATCTTCTGGTCCAGTCCATTAAATTTGTGGTCAAGTAGGTTTTATATTCTTCGataatatatatactttgcgattatgaattttaaaaaaattcaaaatggaaattttttttttgtttaatttcaactttaaaaaatataagaaaaaatgttttcattaataaatatttaaatataaacattattattttaaacccTTTTTAAAAACTTATCAAAACACGTTTCTTTTATGCAACTACATAGAGACAAGGGATTCCAAACTTATGATTCAAAGCATGAATAA
Coding sequences:
- the LOC140839783 gene encoding peroxiredoxin-2E-1, chloroplastic — its product is MAASAATTASIAIAKLFTPSSSKFKQPLCAFSQFKTPTSLFSSSFAALPLHPHRRTRPQYLRFSTAPKISAAISVGDKLPDATLSYFDSSDELQTISISDLTAKKKTILIAVPGAFTPTCSQKHLPGFVEKAAEFKAKGVDTIACISVNDAFVMKAWKENLQVGDEVLLLSDGNGDFTKAIGCELDLSDKPVGLGVRSRRYAIYLEDGVVKILNLEEGGAFNVSSAEDMLKAL
- the LOC140839784 gene encoding uncharacterized protein; this translates as MARRLPPVLPSKFRSPPPSQAFYCSYAVASETQTPIQEELRKFGVLVHQNRTETAKRLLQELTVVHSVSQLFAAFSQSSPPASVKPVFSNTLLTIYAESKLSNEAGELYSLIRRDGNFPSLSAFNLFLESLVNLRQFKKAIEIFNEVVNAGIWVDAFSYGKAIQSVVKLGDLKKGLDLLNQMKRCGVMPNGFVYNVLIGGLCKERKVDGAKKLFDEMLERNVRPNRVTYNSLIDGCCKAGDLEGAFDFREKMKNDKVEPNISTYNTLLSGLCKMGRMEESNRILEEMAAHGFGPDGFTYSILFDGHVRGGNAEASLALYEDATRHGVKINEYTCSILLNGLCKEMKMDKAEELLRKFKESGVVLTEVMMNTILNGYCKLGLIDKAFRIIDEMGIAGVKPSCITYNTVIGMFCSLGQMDNANEWFTKMVAAGICPSVQTYNILINGYGDSCQFERCLEILEEMENNGIKPTVVTYGSVINNLSKKGRRLEAEVIYHDMLNRGISPNVQIYNMLIDNHCTGGSIKDAFNVLDEMVKSDILPTVVTYNALINALCKKGRVVEAEEIASNILSKGLSPDVITYNSLISGFSDAGDIDKCLNLYEKMKTSGIKPTVNTYHPLIRICKKEGLGLVEKIVQEMCQRDLIPDRILYNELIRFCVEQGDIHKATAWYSEMLNREILPDKMTYTSLIMKCLKERNLQGARDHFDEMCIKGLAPNDETFNTLIVGHCKLKDFDGACLWYKEMLKIGFLPSVHVCNELLSGLKEEGRLKEIETICAEMSIKGVNVLRLNEDPSAAVKM